One window from the genome of Musa acuminata AAA Group cultivar baxijiao chromosome BXJ1-4, Cavendish_Baxijiao_AAA, whole genome shotgun sequence encodes:
- the LOC135672473 gene encoding uncharacterized protein LOC135672473, translating to MPKHFTYSLLVKLRHPPSPFPSLSKMKKAVSFLKQIGTVLAALLKAKTLGVKSKARLMFFDLLRNKKLLMSAISGKIQALKGQVKGGHGGEGYGKAIVMYDAAREEVPPSPGLMEPLEYVEEEDYSDLTHCLFDIDEDDSTSSVVDLVPSPRDDGLDFNIEDEIDHVADVFIRRFRREMRLQMQDSPRRYQEMFDTSA from the coding sequence ATGCCGAAACACTTCACCTATTCACTTCTTGTCAAGCTTCGTCATCCACCCTCCCCATTCCCTTCCCTGTCGAAGATGAAGAAGGCTGTTTCTTTCCTCAAGCAGATCGGTACTGTTCTTGCAGCACTACTGAAGGCCAAGACCTTGGGCGTCAAGAGCAAAGCCAGGCTCATGTTCTTCGACCTGCTTCGGAACAAGAAACTCCTCATGAGTGCAATCTCCGGCAAGATCCAGGCACTAAAGGGCCAAGTTAAAGGTGGCCATGGTGGCGAGGGCTACGGCAAGGCAATAGTGATGTACGATGCTGCGAGGGAGGAGGTTCCTCCAAGCCCAGGGCTTATGGAGCCACTCGAGTATGTTGAAGAAGAAGACTACTCGGACCTAACGCACTGTCTCTTTGACATAGATGAGGATGACAGTACGTCCTCCGTCGTAGATTTGGTTCCAAGTCCTCGAGACGATGGTTTAGATTTCAACATCGAGGACGAGATCGACCATGTCGCTGATGTATTCATCAGGAGGTTCCGCAGGGAGATGAGGTTGCAGATGCAGGACTCACCGAGAAGGTACCAGGAAATGTTCGACACAAGCGCTTGA